A portion of the Natronococcus sp. AD-5 genome contains these proteins:
- a CDS encoding HypC/HybG/HupF family hydrogenase formation chaperone — protein MCLGVPGEVKSVDGLRATVDFWGVKKEVRLDTVDAPVEPGDYILNHVGFAIRRIPDDEIDETLALYESFVDGDPDDMLREDVVDEIEAGGSVPANAADGALAGDDDEPADADDAEDLLEELGIDV, from the coding sequence ATGTGTCTCGGAGTACCCGGCGAAGTGAAATCGGTCGACGGGTTGCGGGCGACCGTCGACTTCTGGGGGGTGAAAAAAGAGGTTCGACTCGACACGGTCGACGCGCCCGTCGAACCGGGCGACTACATCCTCAATCACGTCGGATTCGCGATTCGCCGCATCCCGGACGACGAGATCGACGAGACGCTGGCGCTGTACGAGTCGTTCGTGGACGGCGACCCGGACGACATGCTGCGGGAGGACGTCGTCGACGAGATCGAAGCCGGCGGCAGCGTCCCGGCGAACGCGGCCGACGGAGCGCTCGCGGGAGACGACGACGAACCGGCCGACGCGGACGACGCCGAGGACCTCCTCGAGGAGTTGGGAATCGATGTCTGA
- the hypD gene encoding hydrogenase formation protein HypD, with amino-acid sequence MSETPFDEATGGLPSADGHNDLEFRDPEKARAIADTLERLGEELEDPPATIMHVCGSHEQSIAKFGIRSMLPDAVRLIMGPGCPVCITDMPEVDEAVALAEDGVTVATYGDMLKVPGTTRSLDDARAAGADVRIVYSAADVVEIAEEEDGEVVFFATGFETTAAPTAAVVLSEPPANLSILSAHKYVPPAMEIVAELPDTDIQGYLAAGNAAIITGSGIFEDLAERHELPVVVGGFEPLDILAGVTKLVEMIRDGEAGVENAYPRCVTREGNEPAQEQLWDVFEAVGGQWRGIAEIPGANLVLREEYAEYDARERFDIDADSLGADGASRLADDCICGDIMSGTAEPTDCEMFGKECTPDNPVGACMVSSEGTCKIWHEYGGRPNL; translated from the coding sequence ATGTCTGAGACGCCTTTCGACGAAGCGACCGGCGGCCTCCCGTCCGCGGACGGTCACAACGACCTCGAGTTCCGCGACCCGGAGAAGGCGCGAGCGATCGCCGACACGCTCGAGCGGCTGGGCGAGGAGCTCGAGGACCCGCCGGCGACGATCATGCACGTCTGCGGAAGCCACGAGCAGTCGATCGCCAAGTTCGGCATCCGAAGCATGCTGCCCGACGCGGTGCGACTGATCATGGGACCGGGCTGTCCCGTCTGCATCACCGACATGCCGGAGGTCGACGAGGCGGTCGCGCTCGCCGAGGACGGCGTCACGGTCGCGACGTACGGCGACATGCTGAAGGTCCCGGGGACGACGAGGTCGCTCGACGACGCCCGCGCGGCCGGCGCCGACGTCCGGATCGTCTACAGCGCCGCCGACGTCGTCGAGATCGCCGAGGAGGAGGACGGCGAGGTGGTCTTCTTCGCGACCGGGTTCGAGACGACGGCCGCGCCGACGGCGGCGGTCGTCCTGTCCGAGCCGCCGGCGAACCTGTCGATCCTCTCGGCGCACAAGTACGTCCCGCCGGCGATGGAGATCGTCGCGGAGTTGCCCGACACCGATATCCAGGGCTACCTCGCCGCCGGCAACGCGGCGATCATCACCGGCTCGGGGATCTTCGAGGACCTGGCCGAGCGCCACGAGCTCCCGGTCGTCGTCGGGGGGTTCGAACCGCTCGACATCCTCGCCGGCGTCACCAAGCTCGTCGAGATGATCCGCGACGGCGAGGCGGGCGTCGAGAACGCCTACCCGCGGTGCGTAACGCGAGAGGGGAACGAACCCGCCCAGGAGCAGCTCTGGGACGTGTTCGAGGCGGTCGGCGGCCAGTGGCGCGGCATCGCGGAGATTCCCGGCGCCAACCTCGTCCTCCGGGAGGAGTACGCCGAGTACGACGCCCGCGAGCGGTTCGACATCGACGCCGACTCCCTCGGAGCCGACGGCGCCTCGCGGCTGGCGGACGACTGCATCTGCGGCGACATCATGTCCGGCACCGCCGAGCCGACCGACTGCGAGATGTTCGGCAAGGAATGTACGCCGGACAATCCCGTCGGCGCCTGCATGGTGAGCAGCGAGGGAACCTGCAAGATCTGGCACGAGTACGGAGGCCGTCCGAACCTATGA
- the hypE gene encoding hydrogenase expression/formation protein HypE, protein MSDATDPATAGDERRVELKHGAGGTATRDLVSETLAADFADPGDALVGLADMDDGAVVPVGDANLVVTTDTHVIDPPFFPGGDIGRLAVSGTVNDLAVMGATDVRALTSAVVVEANYPIANLARIADSMAATCAEADASVVTGDTKVMGHGDLDGVVINTTGVGVAEHVVRDAGLSPSDVLIVTDSVGEHGISLLAEREGIEFGSDLESDVKPLNDLLAVALETAGADVAAMKDPTRMGLAGALNEMAEKSGVGIEIREERVPVTSDVKGAGEMLGLDPFQIANEGVAVLGVAPKAAADVLAALREHPKGRNAAAIGKAIDDHRGRVVLDTGMGNRYLREPASEPAPRIC, encoded by the coding sequence ATGAGCGACGCGACGGATCCGGCGACGGCCGGCGACGAGCGGCGCGTCGAACTCAAACACGGCGCCGGCGGCACGGCGACCCGGGATCTGGTCAGCGAAACGCTCGCGGCGGACTTCGCGGATCCCGGCGACGCGCTCGTCGGGCTCGCGGACATGGACGACGGCGCGGTCGTGCCGGTCGGCGACGCGAACCTCGTGGTGACGACCGACACCCACGTGATCGATCCGCCCTTTTTCCCCGGCGGCGACATCGGCCGACTCGCCGTCTCCGGCACCGTCAACGATCTCGCGGTGATGGGCGCGACGGACGTGCGGGCGCTCACGAGCGCCGTCGTCGTCGAGGCGAACTACCCGATCGCGAACTTAGCGCGGATCGCCGACTCGATGGCGGCGACCTGCGCCGAAGCCGACGCGAGCGTCGTCACCGGCGACACCAAAGTGATGGGACACGGCGACCTCGACGGCGTCGTGATCAACACGACCGGCGTCGGCGTCGCCGAGCACGTCGTCCGGGACGCCGGCCTCTCGCCGAGCGACGTTCTCATCGTCACCGATTCGGTCGGCGAGCACGGCATTTCGCTGCTCGCCGAGCGCGAGGGCATCGAGTTCGGCAGCGACCTCGAGTCGGACGTGAAACCGCTGAACGACCTGCTCGCGGTCGCCCTCGAGACGGCCGGCGCGGACGTCGCCGCGATGAAGGACCCGACCCGGATGGGGCTGGCCGGCGCGCTCAACGAGATGGCCGAAAAGAGCGGTGTCGGGATAGAAATCCGCGAGGAGCGCGTTCCCGTGACCAGCGACGTGAAGGGTGCCGGCGAGATGCTCGGCCTCGACCCCTTCCAGATCGCCAACGAGGGCGTGGCCGTCCTCGGCGTCGCCCCGAAAGCGGCCGCGGACGTCCTCGCCGCGCTGCGCGAGCATCCGAAGGGCCGGAACGCGGCGGCGATCGGCAAGGCGATCGACGACCACCGCGGCAGGGTCGTCCTCGACACCGGGATGGGGAACCGCTACCTCCGGGAGCCCGCGAGCGAGCCGGCGCCGCGGATCTGTTAA
- a CDS encoding alpha/beta hydrolase, translating into MSDTDAGERRAADLDPNVRAFLETAAALDAPDLTHLSIEQARAALEGLYTPDVEPERVADVTDRTIRAPARDVRLRIYDPAPGAALPAVVYFHGGGWIAGDLETHDSVARSLALRGDCVVVAVDYRKAPEHPFPAAVEDAYLATKWAADNAAEIGAGEGLAVAGDSAGGTLAAVVPQMAAEKTIDAPKIDHQVLLYPATNRAFDTPSYEQNADGFALTARAMVWFWTHYLRGDVDGANPLASPLRARESVLSDLPSATVFTCGFDPLRDEGVAYAEALERAGVPVEHANYDDLIHDVANMRRLPDPFPDVEAADDVLERAGEALRTAFE; encoded by the coding sequence ATGTCCGATACGGATGCGGGCGAGCGTCGAGCCGCCGACCTCGACCCGAACGTGCGAGCGTTCCTGGAGACGGCCGCGGCGCTCGACGCGCCCGATCTCACCCACCTCTCGATCGAGCAGGCTCGAGCGGCCCTCGAGGGGCTGTACACGCCGGACGTCGAACCGGAGCGCGTCGCCGACGTAACCGACCGAACGATCCGAGCGCCGGCGCGCGACGTCCGGCTTCGAATCTACGATCCGGCGCCCGGCGCGGCGCTCCCGGCGGTCGTCTACTTCCACGGGGGCGGCTGGATCGCCGGGGACCTCGAGACCCACGACTCGGTCGCCCGCTCGCTGGCCCTCCGGGGCGACTGCGTCGTCGTCGCCGTCGACTACCGGAAGGCGCCGGAGCACCCGTTTCCCGCGGCCGTCGAGGACGCCTACCTCGCCACGAAGTGGGCGGCGGACAACGCCGCCGAGATCGGCGCCGGCGAAGGCCTGGCCGTCGCCGGAGACAGCGCGGGCGGGACCCTCGCGGCCGTCGTCCCGCAAATGGCCGCTGAGAAGACTATCGACGCGCCGAAGATCGACCACCAGGTGCTGCTCTACCCGGCGACGAATCGCGCGTTCGACACCCCCTCCTACGAGCAGAACGCCGACGGGTTCGCGCTGACGGCGCGGGCGATGGTGTGGTTCTGGACCCACTACCTCCGCGGCGACGTCGACGGGGCGAACCCGCTGGCGTCGCCGCTTCGCGCCCGCGAAAGCGTCCTTTCGGACCTCCCCTCGGCGACCGTCTTCACCTGCGGTTTCGATCCGCTCCGAGACGAGGGGGTCGCGTACGCCGAGGCGCTCGAGCGCGCGGGCGTTCCGGTCGAGCACGCGAACTACGACGACCTGATTCACGACGTCGCCAACATGCGGCGGCTCCCCGACCCGTTTCCGGACGTCGAGGCGGCCGACGACGTGCTCGAGCGCGCGGGAGAGGCCCTTCGGACGGCCTTCGAGTAG
- a CDS encoding ATP-binding protein → MKVAVSGKGGSGKTTVSGTLARSFAVEGCDVLAIDDDENPNLALTLGIPRERDVAPIPGDLLKRVETADGETELELAKTPGVIIDDYGVEAPDGIRLLKMGEVEHAGSGCMCRAHSTAREVLSEVVEDREEVTVMDMVAGVEHLGRGTAKDVDTLLVVVEPYYKSLETGRRTRDLADELDIPDVRVVANKVRDDHDREAIEEFCAENDLEIAATVPFDDAIRHADQEGAAPIDQDPDAPGVRAIRELADDLLETHT, encoded by the coding sequence ATGAAAGTCGCAGTGTCAGGCAAGGGCGGTTCGGGAAAGACCACCGTCTCGGGGACGCTCGCGCGATCCTTCGCGGTGGAGGGGTGCGACGTCCTGGCGATCGACGACGACGAGAATCCGAACCTCGCGCTCACGCTCGGCATTCCGCGCGAGCGCGACGTGGCGCCGATCCCCGGCGACCTGCTCAAGCGGGTCGAAACCGCCGACGGCGAGACGGAACTCGAGCTCGCGAAGACGCCGGGGGTGATCATCGACGACTACGGCGTCGAGGCTCCCGACGGAATCCGGCTGCTCAAGATGGGCGAGGTCGAGCACGCCGGCAGCGGCTGCATGTGTCGCGCCCACTCGACCGCCCGCGAGGTGCTCTCGGAGGTCGTCGAGGACCGCGAGGAGGTGACCGTGATGGACATGGTCGCCGGCGTCGAGCACCTCGGACGGGGAACCGCGAAGGACGTCGACACGCTGCTGGTCGTCGTCGAGCCCTACTACAAGTCCCTCGAGACGGGCCGACGAACCCGCGACCTCGCCGACGAGTTGGACATCCCCGACGTGCGCGTCGTCGCGAACAAGGTCCGCGACGACCACGACCGCGAGGCCATCGAGGAGTTCTGCGCGGAGAACGACCTCGAGATCGCCGCCACCGTTCCGTTCGACGACGCGATTCGCCACGCAGACCAGGAGGGAGCCGCGCCGATCGACCAGGACCCCGACGCGCCGGGCGTCAGGGCGATTCGAGAGCTGGCCGACGACCTGCTCGAGACGCACACCTGA
- a CDS encoding ester cyclase has product MTPPEAMTPTEENADVVIRASFETYTEGATEEIDELVSEEYVLHDPTSPEEIRGREEFREHVESIRSAFPDLSATIEHIVAKDDSVAVRFTVRGTYEGAESLPGLDVEPTGESFEIDGMEFDRLEDGMLAETWLSLDTYGLMEQLGVLSEAGAPGTE; this is encoded by the coding sequence ATGACGCCACCCGAAGCAATGACGCCGACCGAGGAGAACGCAGACGTCGTTATCCGCGCCTCGTTCGAAACGTACACCGAAGGAGCGACGGAAGAGATCGACGAACTCGTGAGCGAGGAGTACGTGCTTCACGATCCCACGAGTCCCGAGGAGATCCGCGGTCGGGAGGAGTTCAGAGAACACGTCGAATCGATCCGGTCGGCCTTCCCGGACCTCTCCGCGACGATCGAACACATCGTCGCCAAGGACGACTCCGTCGCGGTACGGTTCACGGTTCGCGGAACCTACGAGGGAGCGGAGTCGCTGCCCGGACTCGACGTCGAACCGACGGGGGAATCGTTCGAGATCGACGGCATGGAGTTCGACCGGCTCGAGGACGGGATGCTGGCCGAAACCTGGCTCTCGTTGGACACGTACGGGCTGATGGAACAGCTGGGAGTGCTCTCCGAGGCGGGCGCACCCGGCACGGAGTAG
- a CDS encoding hydrogenase maturation protease — protein sequence MSDRILVACMGNLLRGDDGFGVAVAEALEERDFPPSVTVVEVGISGVSMAQELLDEYDALVLVDAMERGDEPGTLYVERATVPSLEGYSKREIGGFAADMHQTDPSKVLVLGEALGVRPEPTILVGCEPYETDDLEDRLSDPVREAVPRAVEHIELVLDELRSNGRVDG from the coding sequence GTGAGCGACCGAATCCTCGTCGCGTGCATGGGGAACCTGCTTCGCGGAGACGACGGCTTCGGCGTCGCGGTCGCGGAGGCGCTCGAGGAGCGCGACTTCCCGCCGTCGGTGACGGTCGTCGAGGTCGGCATCTCCGGCGTGAGCATGGCCCAGGAACTGCTCGACGAGTACGACGCGCTCGTCCTGGTCGACGCGATGGAACGCGGCGACGAGCCGGGCACGCTCTACGTCGAACGAGCGACGGTCCCGAGCCTGGAGGGGTACTCGAAACGCGAGATCGGCGGCTTCGCGGCCGACATGCACCAGACCGATCCGTCGAAGGTGTTGGTGCTCGGGGAAGCCCTCGGCGTCCGTCCGGAGCCGACGATTCTGGTCGGCTGCGAGCCGTACGAGACCGACGACCTCGAGGACCGACTGAGCGACCCGGTTCGGGAGGCGGTGCCGCGAGCCGTCGAACACATCGAACTCGTCCTCGACGAACTCCGCTCGAACGGACGGGTCGACGGCTGA
- a CDS encoding NADH-quinone oxidoreductase subunit B family protein: MDSTLDEPTRAAENDEIGLESDTDEGALWPEDPEGTAEGLRAGESETVAEEGDVLHAYWLAGESCDGCSVSVLSATEPGLEHLLRGDIPNLPRIELHHPVLSVEWGDEYVAEFQAAANGERDPYVVIVEGSVPNERLIEGDGYWISLGEQDGEPVKMVDWLDRLAPGAAAVLAIGTCATWGGIPAAKGNATDAMGTMDYLGRDYRSVLGLPVVNVPGCAPIGDNFIETVAHLLFYVEDVGPLPELDELGRPKWLFGETVHRRCERGSYYEEGDFAEEYGSEKCLVKVPGCWGPVVKCNMPSRRNSDGIGGCMNMGGKCIGCTMPGFPDKFTPYFTQPPGAGISSTASKFLGGVMRRLRQRSIEKADREVRWDEAPGIEERMYRWMQRRDAHYAEEEKPEPEWGG; this comes from the coding sequence ATGGATAGCACACTCGACGAACCGACCCGGGCGGCGGAGAACGACGAGATCGGCCTCGAGTCGGACACCGACGAGGGTGCGCTGTGGCCCGAGGATCCGGAGGGAACGGCGGAAGGGTTGCGGGCCGGCGAGAGCGAGACGGTAGCGGAAGAAGGGGACGTCCTGCACGCCTACTGGCTCGCCGGCGAGAGCTGCGACGGCTGTTCGGTGTCGGTGCTCTCGGCCACGGAGCCGGGGCTCGAGCACCTGCTGCGGGGCGACATTCCCAATCTGCCGCGGATCGAACTCCACCACCCCGTCCTGTCCGTCGAGTGGGGAGACGAGTACGTCGCCGAGTTCCAGGCGGCCGCGAACGGCGAGCGGGACCCGTACGTGGTGATCGTCGAAGGGAGCGTGCCGAACGAGCGCCTCATCGAGGGCGACGGCTACTGGATCTCCCTCGGCGAGCAGGACGGCGAACCCGTCAAGATGGTCGACTGGCTCGACCGGCTCGCCCCGGGCGCGGCCGCGGTGCTGGCCATCGGCACCTGCGCCACCTGGGGCGGCATTCCGGCGGCGAAGGGGAACGCCACCGACGCGATGGGGACGATGGACTACCTCGGACGGGACTACCGGAGCGTCCTCGGGCTTCCCGTCGTCAACGTCCCTGGCTGTGCGCCGATCGGCGACAACTTCATCGAGACCGTCGCACACCTCCTGTTCTACGTCGAGGACGTCGGTCCGCTGCCCGAACTCGACGAACTCGGCCGACCGAAGTGGCTGTTCGGCGAGACCGTCCACAGGCGGTGTGAACGCGGCTCGTACTACGAGGAGGGCGACTTCGCCGAGGAGTACGGGAGCGAGAAGTGTCTCGTCAAGGTGCCCGGCTGCTGGGGCCCCGTCGTGAAGTGTAACATGCCTTCGCGGCGCAACAGCGACGGGATCGGCGGTTGCATGAACATGGGCGGAAAGTGCATCGGCTGTACGATGCCCGGCTTCCCGGACAAGTTCACCCCGTACTTCACGCAACCGCCGGGCGCGGGCATCTCCTCGACGGCCTCGAAGTTCCTCGGCGGCGTCATGCGGCGGCTCCGCCAGCGCTCCATCGAGAAGGCCGATCGCGAGGTCCGCTGGGACGAGGCCCCCGGCATCGAAGAGCGCATGTACCGGTGGATGCAGCGCCGCGACGCACACTACGCGGAGGAGGAAAAGCCCGAACCGGAGTGGGGTGGCTGA
- a CDS encoding nickel-dependent hydrogenase large subunit, producing the protein MTFDNLPIEFDDEGNPILTDEARFAVPGKHDGVAANGLGDGETNGGERVAEEPAERDGHLGESVKDVNIDPVTRVAGALAFHAKADLENREVLEAHSQATLFRGYEIILEGRDPRDAIDLSSRACGVCGAVHSIVSSMALEMAFPVEPPPMGVWARNMGQAAAFLYDHSLHLFLLAGPDYSESLLSQSNPDVVEQAKRTSAPHADVHGYETVGEIMTAMNPLEGELYLEALENTREARQAASLMLGKYPHPSTIAPGGLTTTLTRTSFQQFYTRLNHFFDYAKKVAFVWDDLLDFLLENLEGYEHVGERPINLVGTGIWDDPAAYNARYEDADEWGLARLSTPGVIVDGELVTTNLTDVDMGIEEFVDHSYYEDWTDDDEPRFSETPSGGPISPYHPWNKETRPKPEGKSWREKYTWGTSPRWDRQVMETGPHSRHWLTAMAEEVENPYIEPTGDGLNLHLPETEQPEMTLRWDVPDRLNAAERMRAKAYHVAYCSLVCYTGFVEALDLLKQGESDIHAPFEVPSSGTRRGVGFWEAGRGYLTHHVVIEDGVIDTYQILTPSTWMASPTDPFGNPGPYEEAALNTPLLEDFTDEEDFSGMDILRSIRSFDPCMPCTVHLHTDRQRDVIAEDVTSCGCSFTDGDQPAEEAIRDIISGD; encoded by the coding sequence ATGACATTCGACAACCTTCCAATCGAGTTCGACGACGAGGGGAATCCGATCCTCACCGATGAAGCGCGGTTCGCCGTCCCCGGTAAACACGACGGCGTGGCGGCGAACGGCCTCGGCGACGGCGAAACCAATGGCGGCGAACGGGTGGCCGAAGAGCCGGCGGAACGCGACGGCCACCTCGGCGAGAGCGTCAAGGACGTGAACATCGATCCGGTGACGCGCGTCGCCGGGGCGCTCGCGTTCCACGCGAAGGCCGACCTCGAGAACCGCGAGGTGCTCGAGGCCCACTCGCAGGCGACGCTGTTCCGCGGCTACGAGATCATCCTCGAGGGGCGCGATCCGCGAGACGCCATCGACCTCTCGAGTCGCGCCTGCGGCGTCTGCGGGGCGGTGCACTCGATCGTCTCGTCGATGGCCCTCGAGATGGCCTTCCCCGTCGAACCGCCGCCGATGGGCGTCTGGGCGCGAAACATGGGACAGGCCGCGGCGTTCCTCTACGACCACTCGCTGCACCTGTTCCTGCTGGCCGGCCCGGACTACTCGGAATCGCTGCTCTCCCAGAGCAACCCGGACGTGGTCGAGCAGGCGAAGCGGACGAGCGCGCCCCACGCCGACGTCCACGGCTACGAGACGGTCGGCGAGATCATGACCGCGATGAACCCGCTCGAGGGCGAACTCTACCTGGAGGCGCTCGAGAACACCCGCGAGGCGCGGCAGGCGGCGTCGCTCATGCTCGGCAAGTACCCTCACCCGTCGACCATCGCGCCGGGCGGGCTGACGACGACGCTCACCCGGACGTCGTTCCAGCAGTTCTACACGCGGCTCAACCACTTCTTCGACTACGCGAAGAAGGTCGCGTTCGTCTGGGACGACCTGCTCGACTTCCTGCTCGAGAATCTGGAGGGATACGAGCACGTCGGCGAGCGACCGATCAACCTCGTCGGAACGGGCATCTGGGACGATCCCGCGGCGTACAACGCCCGCTACGAGGACGCCGACGAGTGGGGGCTGGCCCGACTGTCGACGCCCGGCGTCATCGTCGACGGCGAACTGGTGACGACGAACCTGACGGACGTGGACATGGGCATAGAGGAGTTCGTCGACCACTCCTACTACGAGGACTGGACCGACGACGATGAGCCGCGCTTCTCGGAGACGCCGTCAGGCGGTCCGATCAGCCCGTACCATCCCTGGAACAAGGAGACGCGCCCGAAGCCGGAGGGGAAGTCCTGGCGCGAGAAGTACACGTGGGGGACTTCGCCCCGATGGGACCGTCAGGTGATGGAGACCGGCCCCCACTCCCGGCACTGGCTGACCGCGATGGCCGAGGAGGTGGAGAACCCGTACATCGAGCCGACCGGCGACGGACTGAACCTCCACCTGCCCGAGACCGAACAGCCCGAGATGACGCTGCGCTGGGACGTTCCCGACCGGTTGAACGCGGCCGAGCGGATGCGGGCGAAGGCCTACCACGTCGCCTACTGCTCGCTCGTCTGTTACACCGGGTTCGTCGAGGCGCTCGATCTCTTAAAACAGGGCGAGTCGGACATCCACGCGCCGTTCGAGGTTCCCTCCTCGGGCACCCGGCGGGGCGTCGGCTTCTGGGAGGCCGGTCGCGGCTACCTCACCCACCACGTCGTCATCGAGGACGGCGTCATCGACACCTACCAGATCCTGACGCCGAGTACCTGGATGGCGTCGCCCACCGATCCCTTCGGTAACCCCGGCCCCTACGAAGAGGCGGCGCTGAACACGCCGCTGCTCGAGGACTTCACCGACGAGGAGGACTTCTCCGGGATGGACATCCTCCGGTCGATCCGGAGCTTCGACCCGTGTATGCCGTGTACGGTCCACCTGCACACGGACCGCCAGCGCGACGTCATCGCGGAGGACGTCACCTCCTGCGGCTGTTCGTTCACCGACGGCGACCAGCCCGCAGAGGAGGCGATCCGCGACATCATCAGCGGGGACTGA
- a CDS encoding DUF7124 domain-containing protein — MDGADDPGRLTLVLTLDALERLADPAATIDDARRWSTIVGVIADDAPDAVTGALERADADPDFVSGRKGTTGSLAAVRQRFSTDRYVVVGTDDEVRATAQALGWEYLPLEEAAEKAGWELADAA, encoded by the coding sequence ATGGACGGCGCGGACGACCCCGGCCGACTGACGCTCGTGCTCACGCTTGACGCGCTCGAGCGCCTCGCCGATCCAGCCGCGACGATCGACGACGCGCGCAGGTGGAGTACGATCGTGGGCGTCATCGCCGACGACGCACCCGACGCGGTGACGGGCGCGCTCGAGCGGGCGGACGCCGATCCGGACTTCGTCTCCGGGCGAAAGGGAACGACGGGCAGCCTCGCGGCGGTCCGCCAGCGCTTCTCGACCGACCGGTACGTCGTCGTTGGAACGGACGACGAGGTGCGCGCGACCGCACAGGCGCTCGGCTGGGAATACCTGCCGCTCGAGGAGGCAGCCGAGAAAGCCGGGTGGGAACTCGCAGACGCCGCGTGA
- the arsN2 gene encoding arsenic resistance N-acetyltransferase ArsN2: MNEPAVTLRRADAETLAVVETLLEENELPSADVRSNPKRFYVGYDGDDRIGVGGVERYGTAGLLRSVVVERSARGGGYGTALCAALESAARDEGVETLYLLTTTAAGFFASQGYAEIERTEPPTAVRETAQFGELCPATATCMRKRL, from the coding sequence ATGAACGAGCCCGCAGTAACGCTTCGCCGAGCCGACGCCGAGACCCTCGCGGTCGTCGAAACGCTGCTCGAGGAGAACGAGTTGCCGTCGGCGGACGTTCGCTCGAACCCGAAGCGCTTCTACGTCGGCTACGACGGCGACGACCGGATCGGGGTCGGCGGCGTCGAGCGCTACGGAACCGCCGGGCTCCTCCGGTCGGTCGTCGTCGAGCGGTCGGCGCGCGGAGGCGGGTACGGAACGGCGCTCTGTGCGGCGCTCGAGTCGGCCGCTCGAGACGAGGGGGTCGAAACGCTGTACCTGCTCACGACGACCGCTGCCGGATTCTTCGCGTCCCAGGGGTACGCGGAGATCGAGCGCACCGAACCGCCCACCGCCGTTCGGGAAACCGCGCAGTTCGGGGAGCTTTGCCCGGCGACGGCGACCTGCATGCGAAAACGCCTGTAG
- a CDS encoding DUF4383 domain-containing protein, giving the protein MATATTRSTESGTDGVRRDPQRNPATQFGAALVALGVIDASGVLSNDERLLGIFRIPPSLNVVHVLTGLLGLVLSRYVGGGTLFNKVGGLVYAIVALGGVLSVLAGRDGVNWPTNVLHLVLAAVVGWTGFEGGKRRPS; this is encoded by the coding sequence ATGGCTACCGCGACGACGCGATCGACCGAATCGGGGACGGACGGCGTGCGACGGGACCCACAGCGGAACCCGGCGACCCAGTTCGGCGCGGCGCTGGTGGCGCTCGGCGTCATCGACGCGAGCGGCGTGCTGTCGAACGACGAACGGCTCCTCGGGATCTTTCGTATCCCGCCGTCTCTCAACGTCGTCCACGTTCTGACGGGTCTCCTCGGGCTGGTTTTATCTCGCTACGTAGGCGGCGGAACGCTGTTCAACAAGGTCGGCGGACTCGTGTACGCGATCGTCGCGCTCGGCGGCGTGCTCAGCGTCCTGGCCGGACGCGACGGCGTCAATTGGCCGACCAACGTCCTTCACCTCGTTCTCGCCGCCGTCGTCGGATGGACCGGCTTCGAGGGTGGCAAACGACGACCCTCGTGA